The following nucleotide sequence is from Chryseobacterium sp. CY350.
TTAAACTGCTCATCGGAAGAGTAAAGTGTAGCGCCTTTTCCGACAACGATGGAAATAGGTTCATCTTTTTCCTGAGCTTTAGAAAAATTGAAGAAAAATAAAATAATCAGAAATACGAAACGAAAAAAATGACAACTTTTAACAAAGCTGAATTTTTTCGAATCCGTAAACTTAAAAGGTAGATTATCCTTCAATCAAAATTATTTTCGCGCAAAAATACGCATTAATTTCATTTGAAAAGCATTACAATTAGTTAATTTTAAGACATTTACGATTTATGATATTACTTATTCAATAATAAATTAATTTGTTTACTATTTATAAAATATTTTTTACCTAAAATGATAGGGAAATACTAAAATAATAAACGATTAATAAGATTAATGTAAATTGTTAATATTTGTAATTAACCACTTTTAATTAACGAGTGGAAGGCCGACTTTGAAAAAAAAACTACATTAGAGAATGATCGACACTAACAACAATTGATTATTGAATAACCTTTTTTGAAATGATTGTTGTATCCGTCAACTTCTTTTCTAGCTCTTTTGAATTAAACACTTCGCTATTGTCCCTCATCTTTTTTAAATTCCTTTTAACATTCTTGTCTGGGAGCACATTTTTTAGAGAGGTAACTTCGAGTGTTTTACCGGTACTGTTTCCGGACTTAACTTCAGCATTTTTTAAAACAATTTTTTGAGACGCGACCTGATTATTAAAAGCATCATCAGCGGAAAACAATCTGGCACCATCAACCAGAACTACAGTTGCGGGTTCATTCTTTTTTTGAACTTCTGAATTCTGACCATGCAGAAAAGAAAATTGGAAAAAGAATAAAATAATGATGATATGAAAAATCTTTAGTTTTAATGAAAAATTTACAAATCTGTCATTAATAGCAAACGGAAAGAGAATTGTCTTCAATTATAATAATTTATATAACAAAATTAGTTAAAAACATGATGAGGCTCATATTATATTTTTGTTAATCGTATGATATATCTCACATTTGGATTATGCTTCTCGGCTAAATATATAATCTACAATGCCTGAAGTTCTAAATACAACCAACTTCATTCTCCAAAACGGAATGACAATCATCATTTTTTGAAAGCAATCTAGACTTTAATAGTTACATTTTAAACTAACCTAAATAAAAAAGCCTGAGCAAATTGCTCAGGCTTCTATTTCTAATAAGTGAAATGAATTATTTCAATTCTACTTCAGCACCAGCTTCTTCTAATTGCTTCTTAAGAGCTTCAGCTTCGTCTTTAGAGATACCAGTTTTGATTGCAGCAGGAGCTCCATCTACGATATCTTTAGCTTCTTTAAGACCAGCACCAGTTAAATCTTTTACCAATTTAACGATAGCTAATTTAGAAGCACCAGCAGCTTTAAGAATTACATCGAATTCTGTTTTTTCTTCAGCAGCTTCACCTGCACCACCTGCAGCCATAACTACAGCAGCAGCAGCTGGCTCGATTCCGTACTCATCCTTAAGGATAGTAGCTAATTCATTTACGTCTTTTACTGTTAAGTTTACTAGCGTTTCAGCTAAATTTTTTAAATCTGACATTGTTGTAATGTTTTTGTTGATTATTTATTTAATTTTTTGAGAGTCTTATTCAGCAGCTGGCGTTTCGTCAGTGCTTTCTGCAGCAGGAGCTTCTGGAGCCGCTTCAGCAGGAGTTTCTTCTACCGCAGGTGCAGCTTCTTCAGCTGTAGCTTCTGTAGTTTCAGATTTGTTTTGAAGAGCAGAAACAACTCTTTGAATTGGAGACTGAAGCAATCCGATGATTTCACCGATCATTTCTTCTCTAGACTTAATGCTTACTAATGCATCAAGGTTGTTGTCACCAACATAGAAAGTTTCTTGTACAAAAGCAGATTTTAGAGCCGGCTTTTCTTCTTTTTTTCTGAAGTCTTTGATTAATTTTGCTGGAGCGTTAGCCGTTTCAGCAATCATTAATGCAGAGTTTCCTTTGAATGTCTGGAACATTTCAGAGAAATCTACTCCTTCAGTCTGTTCCATTGCTTTTTGCAAAAGTGTATTTTTCACCACTTTCACTTTAATATTTTGCTTGAAAGCCTGTCTTCTGAAATCAGAAGATTTAGCAGCGTTCAAACCGTCTAGATCTGCTACATAAACTACTTTAGCATCCTGAAGCAAATCTTTGATCTCTTGTATTGCTACAACTTTTTGGTCTTTTGTCATTGTCTTAAGGATTATAATTAGTTAACAGATTTACTATCAATTGCAATACCCGGGCTCATTGTAGAAGACAAATAGATGCTCTTCACATAAGTTCCTTTAGCAGCAGTTGGTTTCATTTTGATCAAAGTAGAGATTAATTCCTGAGCATTTTCCTTGATTTTAGCAGCATCGAAAGATACTTTACCAATACCAGCGTGGATAATACCGTATTTATCAACTTTGAAGTCAATTTTACCAGCTTTTACTTCAGTTACTGCTTTACCAATTTCCATAGTTACAGTACCTGATTTTGGGTTAGGCATCAACCCTCTTGGTCCTAATACTCTACCCAATGGTCCTAATTTACCCATAACAGCTGGCATAGTAACGATAACGTCAACATCCGTCCAACCATCTTTTATTTTTTGTAAATATTCGTCAAGACCCACATAGTCTGCACCAGCAGCTTTTGCTTCAGCTTCTTTATCTGGAGTTACTAAAGCCAAAACTTTAACATCTTTACCAGTACCATGAGGAAGAGATACTACACCTCTTACCATTTGGTTAGCTTTTCTAGGGTCTACACCTAATCTTACAGCGATATCTACAGAAGCATCAAACTTTGCAGTGTTCACCTCTTTTACAAGAGCAGAACCTTCTTCAAGGTTATAGATTCTTCCTTTTTCTACTTTGCTTAAAGCTTCCTTTTGCTTTTTAGTCAATTTTGCCATTTCTCTTAGTTTTAAGCGTTAGTTGGTTTAGTTCCTGTTACTCTTAATCCCATAGATCTAGCAGTACCTGCAACCATAGAAAGAGCTGAGTCCAAAGTAAAACAGTTAAGATCTGTCATTTTATCTTCAGCGATTTTTTGAACTTGCGCCCAAGATACAGCACCTACTTTGTTTCTGTTTGGTTCACCGGATCCTCCTTTGATTTTAGCTGCATCCATTAACTGAATTGCTGCAGGTGGAGTTTTAATAACGAATTCAAAAGATTTGTCTTCGTACACTGTAATTACTACAGGTAAAACTTGACCTGGCTTATCCTGAGTTCTTCCGTTAAATTGTTTACAAAACTCCATGATGTTCACACCTGCAGAACCTAATGCCGGACCTACTGGTGGAGATGGGTTTGCTGCTCCTCCTTTTACTTGGAGCTTAACCATTTTAAAGACTTTTTTAGCCATTGTTTGTTTTTTAAAAATTGAATAATTAATGAGTTTGGAAGCATTTATTATTCAGCAGGTTACCGCACTCACATAAAGTAAACCTACTTTTCGGACTGCAAAATTATGAAATATTTTTTAATTAGCAAACACTTAACTCATTAAATTCCAGAAATAACCAAATTTATTTTAAATCGAAAACAATGAAATCAATATTAATTCTAAAGTTTCAGATCAATATTTGTAATCGTTCTTAACAAAAGAATTAATAATTTTGATAGAGTGAAAAAGATGATTTCGATATTGCTGCTATGCTTTTATTTGGTTTCTACAACCGAAGCATATCAGTTTTTGAAAATCCCCGATTTGATTGAGCATTACGTTGAACACAAAGCTTTGAATCATAAAATGTCTTTCGTCACATTTCTCAAAACTCACTATGACCATCCTGCTAAAAATGGAGATTATAATAAAGATAAGAAGCTGCCCTTCGTCATTCACTCGCCACTTCTTACAATATTTTTCACGATCGAAAAGGGATATTGTTTCGAAATAAAAAACGAAAGTTTTCGACTGCGTACATCCCACAAAATACCTTCACATGATGAGAACTTTTGTTTCAAAGGTTTTATAAATTCTGTTTGGGAACCACCAAAAGGCAATCAAATATAACATCACATTCTCACGTTTGATCATTTCTGATCATACAACAAAATCGTTAAGTAAAGTTGATTTTCACCTTTATTAATATTCTTATTTATCAATCAATTTTCAAAAAAAATGAAAACAGTAATTTCAGCTTTGCTACTTGCTCTACTTTCTATAGGCATGCAGGCTCAAAACCGTCTTGAAAATGCTAAGAAAAAAGCCTCAGAAAGCCATGCACTTATAATGCTTAATTTTTCGGGTTCAGATTGGTGCATTCCGTGTATAAAACTTCACAAAAACATTATAGAAACAGAAGATTTCAAAAAAATGGAAACTGAAAAAGTGATTATCTATATCAACGCAGATTTTCCAAGAAATAAAAAAAATCAGCTTCCTTTAGATTTGAAAAAAGAAAACGCTTTGCTTGCTGATCAATATAATTCAAAAGGTATTTTTCCTTACACCATTGTTTTAGATTCGGGAGGGAAAGTATTGAAAAGTTGGGAAGGTCTTCCCTCCGAAAACGCTTTGACTTTTAGTAAAGAAATCAGAGAAATCAGAGAAAATCAAAAAAAGTAATATAATGATGTACCAAGAGTTCAAAAGATCTCAAAAATTAATGGGAAATGCTTTTGAAATTACGGTGGTATCTCATGACGAGAAAAAAGCGAGATATCATATAGATTCTGCGATAAATGAAATCCGTAGAATTGAAAACTTACTGACCACTTTCAGTGAAAAAAGCCAAACCCATCTTATCAACGAGAAGGCGGGAATACAGCCTACAAAGGTTGACAACGAAGTTTTTGAGCTTATCGAAAGAAGTTTGAGAATCAGTAGAATTACAAATGGTTATTTTGATATTTCGTATGGCGGAATCGACAAAAGCTTTTGGAACTTCAATAGAGAAATGAAATCTCTACCAGATCCGAAATCAGTTCTTGATCATTTAAAACTTGTCAATTATCAAAATATTCTGCTCGATAGGGAAAATCAAACTGTATTTCTAAAAGAAAAAGGAATGAGAATAGGTTTCGGAGGGATTGGAAAAGGATATGCGGCAGAAATGGCAAAAAGACTTCTTCAAAAAAGTGGTGTTCCTGCTGGTATTGTAAACGCCTCCGGGGATTTAACGACTTGGGGAAATCAAGCTGATGGAAAACCATGGACTGTAGGAATTGTCGATCCGAACAACAAAAACCAACCATTTTCATATATGAATATTACCGATACGGCAATCGCTACATCTGGAAATTATGAAAAATATGTAGTGATCGATGGCCAAAAACATTCTCATACCATAAATCCAAAAACAGGGATGCCTGTTACGGGTATAAAAAGCGTTACCGTTTTTTGTCCGAATGCAGAAATCGCTGATGCAATGGCAACACCCATTAGTATCATGGGAATAAATTCTGCCCTTCTTATGGTGAATCAAATTAATCATCTTGAATGCATCATTATCGATGAACAAGACAACATTTATTCTTCACAAAATATTAGTTTAAAGTAATTCTGTACTTCAATTAAATTTTAAAAACAAACATAATGAAAATGAAAAATTTCATAAAACCAATAACCATAGTATACCTTTTTGCAACAAGTGTATGCCTCTTATCTTGTACAACCGTAAAAGAATATGAAAAAAACAAACTGAATGATGCCGAAATGGCTCTTGGAAACAGAACAATCGAAAAAACAGAACTAAGTTTCCAGTCTTACCGAGAAGGCTCTTCAGGCGCCAATGCCGGTAAGGTCGGCGGCGGCTGTGGTTGTAACTAAATGCGTAATTGTAAAAGCAACTGTAATTAAAATGAAAAAAATTATAATCAGTATCATTGCTCTTTTCGGTATTTTCAACACAAAAGCGCAAGAGAATACCAGCAACGAACAATCAAAAAAACTGACACTCGATGAAATTAATCTGGTGTCTAGCTATTATAAACAGGACGGTAACAACTCTGCCGTAACAGGCGGAACTGGCTCTGAAAAGCTGACTGACGTTTCTAATACTATAGATGTTACGATGGTAAAATATGACAAAAAATTGCGGAAAAACAAATTTGATTTCAGTGTAGGAATAGATCATTATACATCGGCATCTTCTGACATGATTGATCTTAAAGCCAATTCGTCAGCTTCTTCTGCCGACAATAGAATTTACCCCGCCTTAAACTGGAGCAGAGAAAATGAAAACAAAGGAACTACCATACTAGCTGGCGTTTCATCTTCATTCGAGTATGATTACCAATCATATGGTGCAAATATTGGATTTGCTCAAAAAACTCCTAATAAAATGGGAGAGATTACAGCTAAATTTCAAGCCTTTATGGATCAGGTAAAATTAATTGCGCCAATAGAGTTGCGAACCGGAGAGAGTAATATGACCAGTGGCAGAAACACCTTTGCACTTTCCCTTTCATATTCACAGATTATTAATCAGAACTTTCAAGTGGAACTTTTAGCAGATGGAATACAGCAAACCGGATACCTTAGTTTACCTTTTCATCGTGTTTATTTTACTGATAATTCTGTACATCAGGAGGCCTTACCCGATAAACGTTTTAAAATTCCCTTAGGTGTAAGAGCAAATTATTTTTTGGGTGATAAAATTATTTTGAAAGCATATTATCGTTACTATACAGATGATTGGGGATTGAGATCTAACACAATCAGCCTTGAAACGCCTGTAAAGATCTCTCCATTTCTTTCAGTGAGTCCGTTCTACAGGTACTATTCACAGAGCGCAGCAAACTATTTTGCGTCTTATCAGCAGCATACTGCTTTCGATGATTTCTATACCAGTAATTATGATTTATCAAAATTTAATAGTCATTTTTACGGAGCAGGAATCAGATTAAATCCAAAGAATGGTTTATTTGGAATAGAACGTCTGAATATGCTAGAAATCCGGTATGGTCATTACACAAAATCTATAGGGATGAAGTCTGATATTATTTCATTAAACATAAGATTTAAATAAACTTAATAATTTCTCTTTTGTTTATATCTATTTAACGCCAAGATTCATTAAACAAAAAATACCGCTCATTTCTGAACGGTATTTTATTTTATATAAAAAAAGTATTACACTTTTTCTACTTGCATAAAGCTTAACTCCATCGGAGTTTTTCTTCCGAAGATTAAAACAGAAACTTCTACTTTTTTCTTATCTTCCAAGATTTTCTCAACAGTACCATTGAAACCATTGAAAGGTCCGTCGATTACTTTTACGTTTTCACCAACGATGAACGGAATTTCTGCGTCAGAAGCAAACTCTGAAAGCTCATCCATTCTTCCTAGCATTCTGTTGACCTCAGATTTTCTCATCGGAACAGGATCTCCACCTTTAGTTAAACTTAAGAAAGAAATCACGCCGGGAATATTCTTGATAACGTGAGGAATCTCCCCCATCAGATCAGCTTCCACCATAAGATAACCAGGATAGTAAGGTCTTTCTTTAGGAACTTTTTTGCCATTTCTAAGCTGAATAACCTTTTCCATAGGAATAACTACCTGAGTAACATACTGCTCAAACCCTAAACGTTTGATCTCTGTCTCAATATAGTTTTTCACTTTATTTTCCTGTCCGCTGATTGCTTTCAGCACATACCATTTCAATTCGCTCATTATGGAAAAAATACTTTTTTAGTTGAAGGTATTGATTAATATTCCGATGATGTTGCTGATTGCCTTTGAAAACAACTCGTCAACTCCGAATGTAAACAATGCCAAAATCACTGTAGCAATAGTAACTACGATCGTAGACGATTGCAAATCTGACCATTTCGGCCATTCAACTTTGTGTCTGAATTCGTTATAAGAACCTTTTAAAAATTCTACTAAGCTCATTATTTTCTTTTTGCACGGGCACAAGGATTCGAACCCTGATCAACGGTGTTGGAGACCGGTATCCTACCATTGGACGATGCCCGTAGATTAAAAAAGGTTCCGTAAGTTTCCTTACGGAACCTTTTATATTATTTTAGAATTAATCTAAGATTTCAGTAACCTGACCTGAACCAACTGTTCTACCTCCTTCTCTGATCGCAAATCTAAGACCTACGTTAAGAGCGATTGGTTGTAACAATTCTACAGTGATCTCTAAGTTATCACCAGGCATTACCATCTCTACACCTTCTGGTAAGAAGATCTCACCTGTAACGTCAGTAGTTCTTACGTAGAACTGAGGACGGTACTTGTTGTGGAATGGAGTGTGACGTCCACCTTCTTCCTTAGAAAGGATATAAACAGATGCTTTGAATTTTTTGTGTGGTTTAACAGAATCTTTCTTAGCGATTACCATACCTCTCTTGATGTCAGTTTTTTCAATACCTCTCAACAATAGACCTACGTTATCTCCAGCTTCACCTCTGTCTAGGATTTTTCTGAACATCTCAACTCCTGTAATAGTAGAAGTTAATTTTTCTTCACCCATACCGATGATATCTACAGGATCTCCTGTATTGATAATACCAGCTTCGATTCTACCAGTTGCAACAGTACCTCTACCTGTAATAGAGAATACGTCTTCGATTGGCATCAAGAAAGGCTTATCAGTATCTCTTGGTGGTTGCTCGATCCATTCGTCAACAGCATCCATCAATTGCTCAACAGATTTGAACCATTGGTCATCAGTTTTAGCACCTCCTTCTGCAGTAGCAGCAGTAAGAGCACCAAGTGCAGAACCTTGAATTACCGGAGAGTTATCTCCGTCAAATTCGTAAGTAGACAATAAGTCTCTCAATTCCATTTCAACTAACTCTAACAATTCAGCATCGTCTACCATGTCAACTTTGTTCATGAAAACAACGATTCTAGGTACGTTTACCTGACGACAAAGCAAGATGTGCTCTCTAGTCTGAGGCATTGGTCCGTCAGTAGCAGCACATACAACGATAGCACCATCCATCTGAGCAGCACCAGTTACCATGTTCTTAACATAATCGGCGTGACCTGGACAGTCTACGTGAGCGTAGTGTCTTTTTTCAGTTTCGTATTCGATGTGAGCAGTATTGATAGTAATCCCTCTTTCTTTTTCTTCTGGAGCAGAGTCAATAGATGAGAAATCTTTTTTCTCAGCAAGACCTTTGCTAGCCAATACAGCAGAAATTGCTGCAGTAAGTGTAGTTTTACCATGGTCAACGTGACCAATAGTACCAATGTTCAAGTGTGGTTTGTTACGATTAAACGTTTCCTTTGCCATGATTTAAATTATTTATTTTATTGTTTTATTCAAATTTTCGGTGTGCAAATATAATGAATTTTTAAATACTAAAATCTTTTTATGAAAAAAAGTTTAATATTCAAATCCAAAAACTGCAAACTGCTATTTTCTCTGTAATAGAATTGCAAATTTATAACAAAAAAATGAATTAAAAAAAAACACTTTACAAATCCATGATCATTTTTCTCTCGTATATTTGAGTTGAAACTGTTAATTAAAATAAATATTTATGAAAAAACTATTCAACTTTTGTCTGGCTACATTTGCATTCGTCACGGTATTCTCGTGCGACGACGATGAAAACAGTATGCCCGAAATGTCCGTAACCGGTCCTGATATGATGGTTTACGGATTGACCGAAAACAATCAGCTTGTTGCTTTCAATGCAAACAACTCTTCATCTTTTGCTTCTACAAAAGCAATTATGGGTATTCCTTCCGGAGAGAAATTAATGAGTATCGACTTCAGACCTGCTACCGGCGAACTGTATGCGGTATCGAATGCGAGCAAATTTTACATCATTAATACCTCAACTGCAAATACAAGAGCTGTAAACACAACGGCATTTGCTCCGGTTATTTCCGGTACGATTGCTTCAATAGATTTTAACCCTACTGTTGACAGAATTAGACTGGTTACCAATACAGGACAAAATCTTCGATTGAATCCTGAAACCGGTGGTTTTGTCGCAACAGACGGTAGTATTGCTACAACATCGTCAATTGCAGGTGTTGCATATACAAACAGTAAATCTGGCGCTTCGACTACGATATTGTATGATCTTGATGCAACTTCAGGAAAATTATTTAAACAAGATCCTCCCAATAACGGAACATTGGTAGAGGTTGGAAGCCTGGGTATCACCTTCACAGGTCA
It contains:
- the rplJ gene encoding 50S ribosomal protein L10 produces the protein MTKDQKVVAIQEIKDLLQDAKVVYVADLDGLNAAKSSDFRRQAFKQNIKVKVVKNTLLQKAMEQTEGVDFSEMFQTFKGNSALMIAETANAPAKLIKDFRKKEEKPALKSAFVQETFYVGDNNLDALVSIKSREEMIGEIIGLLQSPIQRVVSALQNKSETTEATAEEAAPAVEETPAEAAPEAPAAESTDETPAAE
- a CDS encoding DUF3570 domain-containing protein, with amino-acid sequence MKKIIISIIALFGIFNTKAQENTSNEQSKKLTLDEINLVSSYYKQDGNNSAVTGGTGSEKLTDVSNTIDVTMVKYDKKLRKNKFDFSVGIDHYTSASSDMIDLKANSSASSADNRIYPALNWSRENENKGTTILAGVSSSFEYDYQSYGANIGFAQKTPNKMGEITAKFQAFMDQVKLIAPIELRTGESNMTSGRNTFALSLSYSQIINQNFQVELLADGIQQTGYLSLPFHRVYFTDNSVHQEALPDKRFKIPLGVRANYFLGDKIILKAYYRYYTDDWGLRSNTISLETPVKISPFLSVSPFYRYYSQSAANYFASYQQHTAFDDFYTSNYDLSKFNSHFYGAGIRLNPKNGLFGIERLNMLEIRYGHYTKSIGMKSDIISLNIRFK
- the tuf gene encoding elongation factor Tu, giving the protein MAKETFNRNKPHLNIGTIGHVDHGKTTLTAAISAVLASKGLAEKKDFSSIDSAPEEKERGITINTAHIEYETEKRHYAHVDCPGHADYVKNMVTGAAQMDGAIVVCAATDGPMPQTREHILLCRQVNVPRIVVFMNKVDMVDDAELLELVEMELRDLLSTYEFDGDNSPVIQGSALGALTAATAEGGAKTDDQWFKSVEQLMDAVDEWIEQPPRDTDKPFLMPIEDVFSITGRGTVATGRIEAGIINTGDPVDIIGMGEEKLTSTITGVEMFRKILDRGEAGDNVGLLLRGIEKTDIKRGMVIAKKDSVKPHKKFKASVYILSKEEGGRHTPFHNKYRPQFYVRTTDVTGEIFLPEGVEMVMPGDNLEITVELLQPIALNVGLRFAIREGGRTVGSGQVTEILD
- the nusG gene encoding transcription termination/antitermination protein NusG, which gives rise to MSELKWYVLKAISGQENKVKNYIETEIKRLGFEQYVTQVVIPMEKVIQLRNGKKVPKERPYYPGYLMVEADLMGEIPHVIKNIPGVISFLSLTKGGDPVPMRKSEVNRMLGRMDELSEFASDAEIPFIVGENVKVIDGPFNGFNGTVEKILEDKKKVEVSVLIFGRKTPMELSFMQVEKV
- the rplK gene encoding 50S ribosomal protein L11, which produces MAKKVFKMVKLQVKGGAANPSPPVGPALGSAGVNIMEFCKQFNGRTQDKPGQVLPVVITVYEDKSFEFVIKTPPAAIQLMDAAKIKGGSGEPNRNKVGAVSWAQVQKIAEDKMTDLNCFTLDSALSMVAGTARSMGLRVTGTKPTNA
- a CDS encoding DUF4266 domain-containing protein; protein product: MKNFIKPITIVYLFATSVCLLSCTTVKEYEKNKLNDAEMALGNRTIEKTELSFQSYREGSSGANAGKVGGGCGCN
- the rplA gene encoding 50S ribosomal protein L1 codes for the protein MAKLTKKQKEALSKVEKGRIYNLEEGSALVKEVNTAKFDASVDIAVRLGVDPRKANQMVRGVVSLPHGTGKDVKVLALVTPDKEAEAKAAGADYVGLDEYLQKIKDGWTDVDVIVTMPAVMGKLGPLGRVLGPRGLMPNPKSGTVTMEIGKAVTEVKAGKIDFKVDKYGIIHAGIGKVSFDAAKIKENAQELISTLIKMKPTAAKGTYVKSIYLSSTMSPGIAIDSKSVN
- a CDS encoding FAD:protein FMN transferase, which gives rise to MYQEFKRSQKLMGNAFEITVVSHDEKKARYHIDSAINEIRRIENLLTTFSEKSQTHLINEKAGIQPTKVDNEVFELIERSLRISRITNGYFDISYGGIDKSFWNFNREMKSLPDPKSVLDHLKLVNYQNILLDRENQTVFLKEKGMRIGFGGIGKGYAAEMAKRLLQKSGVPAGIVNASGDLTTWGNQADGKPWTVGIVDPNNKNQPFSYMNITDTAIATSGNYEKYVVIDGQKHSHTINPKTGMPVTGIKSVTVFCPNAEIADAMATPISIMGINSALLMVNQINHLECIIIDEQDNIYSSQNISLK
- a CDS encoding thioredoxin family protein, with product MKTVISALLLALLSIGMQAQNRLENAKKKASESHALIMLNFSGSDWCIPCIKLHKNIIETEDFKKMETEKVIIYINADFPRNKKNQLPLDLKKENALLADQYNSKGIFPYTIVLDSGGKVLKSWEGLPSENALTFSKEIREIRENQKK
- the rplL gene encoding 50S ribosomal protein L7/L12, which produces MSDLKNLAETLVNLTVKDVNELATILKDEYGIEPAAAAVVMAAGGAGEAAEEKTEFDVILKAAGASKLAIVKLVKDLTGAGLKEAKDIVDGAPAAIKTGISKDEAEALKKQLEEAGAEVELK
- the secE gene encoding preprotein translocase subunit SecE translates to MSLVEFLKGSYNEFRHKVEWPKWSDLQSSTIVVTIATVILALFTFGVDELFSKAISNIIGILINTFN